The following is a genomic window from Bosea sp. RAC05.
GCGAAAGCCGGCTCAGCGGCGCCCGCTCTCCAGGGTCGTCTTCGCGTCCAGGCGCTTGGCCGGCGGCGTCAGGTCCGGCGCGGGCTGCGTGGCGCAGGCCGCCAGCGACAGGGCGAGGACGGAGGCGAGGATGATCTGGCCGGCGCGCAGCATGAAGGTCACCTTTTGTTGAGAGAGGCAGTTGCCTCGTCTTTCCGCCTGTGGAAGGAGCGCGTCAAGGGGATCTCGTCGGGCGCGCCATGACTGGGCGTCATGATGGAATGGGTCCAGTCTTGCCCTGTGCCGGCGCTTCGCCGCCTCTGTTTTCGGAATCGCTCACGCCATGACGCCCGCCGCCCGCATCAGCGCCGCCATCGAGGTCCTGGACGACATCATCCAGCGGCGCCGGCCGGCGGCCGACGCGCTCAAGGACTGGGGCCTGTCGCGCCGCTTCGCCGGCTCGAAGGACCGCGCCGCGATCGCCTCGCTGGTCTATGACGCGCTGCGCCGGAAGGCCTCCAGCACGCATGTGATGGGGTCGGACACGCCGCGCGCTTTGATGCTCGGCATGCTGGCGCGCCAGCGCGGGCTGGATCTGGAGGAGATCGCCGCGCTCTGCACCGGCGAGCACCACGCGCCCGCGCCGCTCGAGAGCGAGGAGGTCGACCGGCTGGTGGCCCTGTCGCTGTCGGGCGCGCCGGACTGGGTGCGTGCCGACGTGCCCGAATGGCTCTGGCCCGGCTTTTCCAGCGCCTTCGGGGCCGAGGCTGTTGCGGAAGGCGAGGCCCTGGCCGGGCGCGCGCCGATCGACATCCGCGCCAACCGGCTGAAGACGACGCGCGACGCTCTGGCGGGCCAGCTGGCCCATGCGGCTCCCGAGACCGGCGCCTGGTCGCCCGATGCGCTGCGCTTCCAGCCCGGCGTGGACGGGCGAGGGCCCTCGCTCCAGGCCGAACCGACCTTCTTCGCCGGAGGCTTCGAGATCCAGGACGAGGGCTCGCAGCTGGTCACCCTGCTCGCGGGGGCAAGCCCGGCCAGACGGTGGTCGACCTCTGCGCCGGCGCCGGCGGCAAGACGCTGGCTCTGGCCGCCCTGATGGCCAATCGCGGCCGCCTGTTCGCGACCGATCTCGATGCGCGCCGGCTCGCCCCGCTGCATGAACGCCTCGCCCGCTCCGGCGCCTCCATCGTCGAGATCCGCATCCCGCGCTCGCGCGGCCACGAGCCGCTGGCCGAGATCGAGGGCCAGGCCGACCTCGTCCTGGTCGACGCTCCCTGCACCGGCTCGGGCACCTGGCGGCGCAATCCGGATGCGAAATGGCGCGTCCGCCCCGGCGCGCTGGCCGAGCGCGTCAAGGACCAGGCCGAGGTGCTGGCGCGGGCCGCAAGGCTGGTGAAGCCGGGCGGGCGCATCGCCTACATCACCTGCTCGGTCCTGCCCGAGGAGAACGATGCGGCGATCGAAGCCTTCCTCGCCCGCAACCCGGGCTTCGCCGCCCTGGCGCCCGCCGGGATGCTGGCGTCGGAACACGGCGATTTCAGCCTGCTCGCCCGTTTCGCAACGGGCCGCGGCCTCCAGCTCTCGCCCCGCCGCACCGGCACCGACGGCTTCTATCTCGCCTGCGTCCGGCGAGGGGACTGACGGCGCGCGACAGCCGTTGCGTGCCATCGCGCGATGGCTTAACCGGGCGCGATGACGAGCGCTCAGCCCCATCACGACTCCATCCTGATCATCGACTTCGGCTCGCAGGTGACGCAGCTGATCGCGCGGCGCATCCGCGAGATCGGCGTCTACTGCGAGATCGCGCCGTTCCAGTCGGCCTCCGAGGCGTTCCAGCGCCTGAAGCCCAAGGGCGTGATCTTCTCCGGCGGACCAGCCTCCGTGCCCGACGAAGGCTCGCCGCGCGCCCCGCAGGAGGTGTTCTCCACCGGGCTTCCGGTGCTCGGCATCTGCTATGGCCAGCAGACCATGGCGCATCAGCTCGGCGGCACCGTCGAGAGCGGCCATGCCGCCGAATTCGGCCGCGCCGATGTCGAGATCGTCACGCCGTCGGCACTGTTCGAGGGCATCTGGGAGGAGGGCGGTCGCTACCCCGTCTGGATGAGCCATGGCGACCGCGTCACGCAGCTGCCCGCCGGCTTCACCGTCAAGGCGACCTCCGAGAACGCGCCCTATGCGGTGGCGAGCGACGAGGCCCGGCGCTTCTACTCGACCATGTTCCACCCCGAGGTCGTGCACACGCCCGATGGCGGCAAGCTGCTGCGCAACTTCGTCGTCACCATCTGCGGCTGCACGCCGGACTGGAGCATGTCGGCCTATCGCGCCGAGATGCAGAAGAAGATCCGCGAGCAGGTCGGCAGCGGCCGCGTCATCTGCGGGCTGTCGGGCGGCGTCGATTCCGCGGTGGCGGCCGTGCTGATCCACGAGGCGATCGGCGACCAGCTCACCTGCGTCTTCGTCGATCACGGGCTGATGCGGATGAACGAGGCGGAGGAGGTCGTGCGCCTGTTCCGCGACCACTACAACATCCCGCTCGTTCATGTTGAGGCGGAAGAGCTCTTCCTGTCGGAGCTCGCGAAATGCGGCGCCGATCCCGAAGCCAAGCGCAAGACCATCGGCCGGCTCTTCATCGACGTCTTCGATGCGGAAGCCGCCAAGATCGGCGGCGCCGATTTCCTCGCCCAGGGCACGCTCTATCCCGATGTCATCGAGAGCGTCTCCTTCTCGGGCGGCCCCTCCGTCACGATCAAGAGCCACCACAATGTCGGCGGCCTGCCCGAGCGCATGAAGATGAAGCTCGTCGAGCCGCTGCGCGAGCTGTTCAAGGACGAGGTCCGCGTGCTCGGCCGCGAGCTCGGCCTGCCCGAGGCTTTTGTCGGCCGCCACCCCTTCCCGGGACCGGGTCTGGCCATCCGCTGCCCCGGCGAGATCACCCGCGAGAAGCTCGACATCCTGCGCAAGGCCGATGCGATCTATCTCGACGAGATCCGCAAGGCCGGCCTCTATGACGTGATCTGGCAGGCCTTCGCCGTGCTGCTGCCGGTGCGCACCGTCGGCGTGATGGGCGACCACCGCACCTATGACCATGTCTGCGCGCTGCGCGCCGTGACCTCGGTCGACGGCATGACCGCGGACTTCTACCCCTATGACATGGCCTTCCTCGGCCGCACGGCGACGCGCATCATCAACGAGGTCAAGGGCATCAACCGGGTCGTCTACGACATCACCAGCAAGCCGCCCGGCACGATCGAGTGGGAGTGATCCGCCCCGCGGCCGCTGCGGCCGGCGGCGTCAAAGGACCGTCGCGATGATGAGCCTTCCCTTCTTCGGCCTGCTCGCCGGCTTCGGCTGCGTCCTGGCGGGTCAGCGTGGCACCGCCCTGCTGCTCTGGGTGGTCTCGATGGTGGTGATGCTCGTGCTGTTTCGGCTGCACGTCACCGATGCGCTGACGATCGTGCTGTGAGGCCGCGACCATGACCCCAGCCATCGCCCGTACGCTCAACGCCCTCGGACTGCTCGCCGTCGGCCTCGTGCTGATCGCGGCCTTCCTCGACCAGGTCCTGCTCGGCGAACTGCCGTGCCCGCTCTGCCTGCTGCAGCGCGTCGGCTTCATGGGGGCGGCGCTGGGGCTGGCCTTGAACGTCAAATTCGGCCCGCGCCCGTCGCACTACGCCGTGACGATCCTCTCCGCCTGCTTCGGCGGCATGGTCTCGATCCGCCAGATCCTCGGCCATATCGTGCCCGGCACCGGCACCTATGGCAGCGCCATCCTCGGCCTGCACTACTACAGCTGGGCGCTGCTGGTCTTCGGCGCGATCGTGCTGGGCTGCACGGCGCTGCTGTTCTTCGAACGCCAGTTCGCAGAACCCGAAGTTACGCCCGCGCGCGCCACGACCTTCGGGATCGCGATGATCGTGCTGGCTGCCGCGCTGGCTCTCGCGAACGGCGTCTCGACGGTCCTGGAATGCGGCGCCGGCCTCTGCCCCGACAACCCGGTCGTCTACGAATGGCTGCAGGGGCTGAACCCGCCGAGGCCCTGAGCGCCAGCCCGTCAACCTGGCGGCACTGACGTCAGCAGCGTCCAAAGCTCCGACGCGACCGGGCCCGGCGGCGCGTCCCGCCGGCGGATCGCGTGAATGAGCGAGCGCCGCGGCGGAAAGCCATCGATCTCCAGCGCCACGAGCCGCCCGGCGGCCAGGTCCTCGGCGATCAGATGGTCGGGCAGGCCGCCCCAGCCGAGACCGGCCAGAATGACCTCGCGCTTGGCCGCGAAATCCGAGACGGTCCAGCGCTGGGCCCCTGCCAGAAGGTCCCGGCTCTGCTCATGGCGCGGCCCGCCGGTGCCCGCGACGACGATCTGCGGATACCCCTGCAGCCCGGCGACCGACAGGACGCCATCAGCCAGGTTGGCCGCCAGGCGCGGTGCCGCCACCGGCAGGATGGTGACGTCGGCAATGGCGCGTGCCTCCACCGCGTCGACCGCGACGCCGTCGAGCGTCGCCAACGCCAGATCCGCACGCCCCTCGGTCAGCCTCCCATAGGGACCGCCCATCGTCTCCGTTGCCAGTCGTAGGCTCGTGGCGGGAAAGCGCTGCCCGATCTCGGCCAGGACCGGCAGCAACCGCGTCATCGGCAGGGTCGCGGTGATGGCGAGGCGAATCTCGGGCTCCTCGGCAGCGGCCAATCGCACGGCCGTCGCCCTGAGCGCGCGGAACTGGTGCAGGACCCGCGACGTCTCGCGAAAGAAAACCTCGCCCTCCGGCGTCAGCCGCGGCCTGTAGCCTTCGCGCGACAGCAAGGTGATCCCCAGCTCCGCTTCCAGCGCGGCGATGGCGTGACTGACGGCGCTCTGCGATTTGTTCAGCCGCTCGGCCGCACCGCGGAAGGTGCCGTTGGCGACGATCGCCTCAAAGGCGACGAGCTGGTCGTGGGTCATGCGAAGCTGATCTATCTGATCGATCGTTATGCGGAAAAATCGATATTATCTCTTCATGACCGTCGCGGCTAGGGAGGAGGCATCGACACGGAGATCCCCCATGAAGCTCTACCTCAAGCCCGGCGCCTGCTCCCTCGCCAGCCATATCGCGCTCTGCGAAACCGGCCAGCCCTTCGACATCGAAACCGTCGACACGGCCTCGGGCCGCACCGCCGACGGTGACGACTACCGGACCATCAATCCGAAGGGCTACGTTCCGGCGCTGCGTCTCGATGACGGCGTGGTCCTGACCGAGGGCGCCGCGGTGCTGCAGTTCATCGCCGATCGCCATCCCGCCGCCGCGCTGGCTCCAGCCGCGGGAACCTTCGAGCGGGCCCGCCTGCAGGAAGCGCTCAACTGGATCGCGACCGAATTGCACAAGGCCTTCGGCCCGCTGTTCCACCCCGCCACCACAGCAACCGGCCGGGAGGATGCGCGCAAGGCCGTCGGCGCCAAGTTCGATCTGGTCGAGGCGGATCTGGCGGATGGTCGCGACTGGCTGGTCGGCGAGCGCTTCTCGGTGGCCGATGCCTATCTCTTCGCCGTCGCCAACTGGGCCCATGTCACCGGCATCGAGCTTCGGAGCTGGCCGCACCTGGCGGCGCTCGTCGGCCGCGTCGCCGCCCGCCCCGCAGCGCAGAAGGCGATGCGGGCCGAAGGGCTGATCCCGTGACGACCGGGACACCGGCCGACCATGCCGAAGTGGTGACGCTGATCCAGACCTATCTGGACGGCCTGCACCACGCCTCCAGCGCCACCCTGCGCCAGGTCTTCCATCCGCGTCTCGCCTATGTCTGCGCGACCGAAGGGGATGAGCTTTACCTCGACCTCGAGACCTACATGGCCCGGATCGACGCACGCGAGCCGCCTGCGAAACGCGGCGATCGGCGCGACGAGGCGATCCTCGAGATCGCCTTCGGCTCGCCCCGCCTGGCCCGCGTCACCGCGCGGATGAGCATGATGGGGCGTGACTATCTCGACCACCTGACCCTGGTGCGCGAGGGGCCGCGCTGGCGCATCGTGACCAAGGTCTTCACCTGGATGCCACGGGAGGAGTGAGCCATGCCCTACGTCAACATCAAGGTCACGCGCGAAGGCGGCCCCGACGGAACCGGGCCGTCTCCCCAGCAGAAGGCCAGGCTGATCGCCGGCGTGACGGAGCTTCTGCGCGAGGTTCTCGACAAGGATCCCGCGACCACCTTTGTCGTCATCGACGAGGTGGCCCTGGAAGACTGGGGCATCGCTGGCCTGGCCGTGCCCGACTATCGCGCCCGACGGTAGGCGCTGCACTGGGCGCGAGGGGGCCATCGGAGCCTGCAAGGCTTGATCCGATGGCGGTCTTCGCCGGCGGCGCCATTGCCATGATGCTCTCGCGCGATGGCCAATGGCGGAAGGGGTGGGATTCGAACCCACGGTGGGCTTGCACCCACGGCGGTTTTCAAGACCGCTGCCTTAAACCACTCGGCCACCCTTCCGTCGCCGCAGTCATTGCCGGGCACCGGGCGCTTTGGCAAGCGGGTTCCGCGACCGAAAAGCGATCGGATGGGCCGGCGAGGGCGGCGCGACGGCCTGCAGATGACACCCGTCCCGCGGGCGTTCCCGGGCGTGGCCGGCCGGGCACGCCGCCCGCCAAAGATGGCGGCGCTGTGGAGCGGGTTGACAGATGCCGCATTTCCGACACCTTTGTGCCCGCTCAAGGGAGGGCGGGATCGAGCCCGTTAACGCTGACGCGACTCGTCGCCTGGCGCTAACGATCCCTTAACGTGATTGACCGAAAACTCTGGCTTCGCCGCTGTCGCGGTTTGGCCGGCCTGACGAGTTTTTGGCGCAGAAAGCGGAACGACGGCATGATGCGAGGCGCTCGCCCTTCGGCACCGGACACCCTTTCCGCCGCGACCGATCCGGGCTCCTCCCCGTCTCACAGCCCCGCCTCCCGCGCGCTGCGCCTCGGCTGCGTCGCGCTCGCCGGCCTCTTCCTCGCCAATTGCGCCAACGACCAGGTCGCGCGTCGTGGCAAGTCGAAGGAGATCGGCGCCTTCCCGCAGGCCAAATACGGCCCCGCCAGCCCCCGCGTCGTCGCCGAGGGGCAGGAGGTGCCGAAGGGTGGCGGCCGCCAGATGATCGGCAAGACCTATTCCGTCGCCGGCAAGCGCTACACCCCCTACGACAAGCCGGTGGGGTACTCCGTGGTCGGCACGGCCTCCTGGTATGGCGAGGCCTTCCACGGCCGCAAGACGGCCAATGGCGAGGTCTATGACCGCCACGGCATCAGCGCCGCGCATCCGACGATGCCGCTGCCGGCCTATGCCCGCGTCACCAACATGCTCAACAACCGCTCGATCATCGTGCGCGTCAACGACCGCGGCCCCTATCATGGCGGCCGGGTGATGGACGTCTCGCAGAAGACCGCCGAGGCGCTCGCCTTTCGCCATCTCGGCACGGCCCGGATCAAGCTCGAATATCTCGGCCAGGCCTCGCTCGCCGGTTCGGACGACAGGCTGCTGCTGGCGACCCTGCGCACCGACGGCCAGCCCGCCGCGATCCCCGGCACGAGCGCCCGCACCATGGTCGCGAGTTCCACCCCGGTCGCGACCGCGCGCTCGCAGAGCGCCGATCTCGACGACCAGCCGGCCGAACTGGCACCGGAGCCGGCCCGCGCGCCCCGCAGCCCGCTCCGGCCGTCGCCCAGGCCTATGCGCCGCAGGGCTTCACCACGGCCTCCGCCGAGCCCGTTCGCACGATTTCGCCGGCCACGCCGGTGGCCGCCAGCCTGGTCTCGACCGCTGGCGTTCCGGTCCGCGGCGCACCGCTGCCGCCCAGCCGCCCCTTCGATCTCGACACCATCGCCAATGCCGCCACCCCGGTCACGATGCCGGCCGTGCTGCGGCAGACGCTGCCGCCGAGCCGCGCCTCCGTCGCCAGCCTGTTCGCGGCGCCCGAGCGCACCCCGACCGAGCGCTTCTCGGCCTCTCATCCGCTCAACAAGGCGCTCGTGCCGCAGACCCTGCAGCCGCTCTCCAGCCGCTGACGCGTTTGCGCCTTGACCGGGCGCACCCGGCTCTGCTTGAGATCGGGCATGAGCCGCTTCGGGTCCATTGCTGATAGCCTTGTGCGTCCGTTCCGGGGCCGGCTGGCCCGGGCCATGACAGCTTGCCTGCTGGGCGTCACCGCGGCGCTGACGGGCCCCTTCGCCGCTCGGGCCCAGAGCTTCCAGTCCGCCGCGCCCTATGCCGTCCTGCTCGATTCCGCCAGCGGCACGGTGCTCTACGAGAAGGCCGCCGACGAGCTGATGGCGCCGGCGAGCATCGCCAAGGTCGCGACCGCGCTCGTCGCCTTCCAGGAAATCGCCCAGGGCCGGCTGACCCTCGACAGCGAGATCGTCATCTCCGAGAACGCCTGGCGCAAGGGCGGCGGCGTCTCCGGCGGCTCGACCATGTTCGCGCAGCTCAACAGCCGGGTGAAACTCTCCGACCTGCTGCACGGGATCATCGTCCAGTCGGGCAACGACGCCTCGATCGCGCTGGCGGAGGCGGTGGCGGGCGACGAGGCGACCTTCGCCCGGATCATGACCGAGCGCATGCGCGGCCTTGGCCTGACGAAGTCCGTCTTCCGCAACGCCACCGGCATGGGCGATCCGCTGCAGAAGGTCACCGCCCGCGAGATGGCGCTGCTGTCGGACCACATCATCAAGACCTATCCCGAGCATTACCGGATCTTCGGCGAGCGCGAGTTCACCTGGAACCGGATCAAGCAGCAGAACCGCAACCCGCTGCTGACGATGGACATCGGCGCCGACGGGCTCAAGACCGGCAACATAGACGAATCCGGCTTCGGGCTGGTCGGCTCCGCCGTGCAGAACGGCCAGCGCCTGATCGTGGTGGTGAACGGCCTTAAGACGGCGCGCGACCGCTCCACCGAGGCGCGCAAGCTGCTCGAATGGGGCTTTCGCGCCTTCGAGCCGCGCCGCATCTTCGAGGCCGGCGAGATCGTCGGCGAGGCCAGCGTCTTCGGGGGCGAGAAGGGCCGTGTCGGGCTGAAGGCCAAGGGTCCCGTCAGCCTGCTGCTGCCGCGCGGCAGCGCCGACCGCCTGAGCGCGCGCATCGTCTATCGCGGGCCGCTGAGCGTGCCGGTGCAGGAGGGCGCCGAGGTGGCGCGCCTGCTGGTGACACGCGGCGACGTCAAGACGCTCGACATTCCGCTCTACGCGGCCGAGACGGTCCAGGCCGGAACCCTGCAGAGCCGGGCGTTCGACGCGCTGATGGAGGCCGCGACCGGTTGGGTCCGCAAGGCCCTGAGCCGCAGTTGAGCCCGGGCGTGGCAGCAGGGCGCTTCATCACGCTCGAGGGCGGGGAGGGGGCGGGCAAGTCGACCCTGGCGCGCGCGCTGAAGGAGCGCATCGAGGCGCTCGGCCTTCACGCGACGCTGACGCGCGAACCGGGAGGGTCGCCCAAGGCCGAGGCCATCCGCGAAGTCATCCTGTCCGGGCAGGTCAAGCGGCACGGCCCCTTCGTCGAGGCGCTGATGTTCTCGGCCGCCCGCATCGACCACATCGACCGCCTGATCCGCCCGGCCTTGACGCGGGGCGACTGGGTGATCTGCGACCGCTTCATCGATTCCACCCGCGTCTACCAGGGCGCGCTCGGGCAGATCGCGCCGGGGCTGCTCGCCGAACTCGAGGCCGTGACGGTCGACGGCCTGCTGCCGCACCTCACCCTGATCCTCGATCTCGATCCGACGGTCGGCCTCGCCCGCGCCGCGCGCCGCCGCACACCCGGCGAAGGGGCGGATCGCTTCGAGGGAGAAGCGCTGGCCTTCCACCGCAAGCTGCGACAGGCTTATCTCGCGATTGCCGAAGCAGAGCCTGCACGCTGCGTGGTGCTCGATGCGGCGCAGCCGCCGGCGGCTCTCGCCGAGGCGGCGTGGCAGGCGATTCGCGAGCGCCTGCCGACCCCGCAGCCGGCCTGACGATCGGGGCTTGCCCCGCCGCCGGCCGCGGCCCAAAGACGGGACAGGTGCGACGAAGGACAAACCATGCTCTCCACCAGCGACGAACCCGACCGCCTTCCCAGCGCGCCCCATCCGCGCGAGACGCTGGCGCTGATCGGGCACGCGGCGCAGGAGCGCGCCTTCCTGGCGGCGCTGGCCTCGGGCCGCATGCATCACGGCTGGCTGCTGGCCGGGCCGGAGGGCATCGGCAAGGCGAGCTTCGCCTATCGCGCCGCCCGCTTTGTCCTGGCGGCGGGAGATCCGACGACGCGCGCCGCGTCGGCCACGTCATTGGCGATGCCGGAGACCGACCCGGCGACGCGCCGGATCATGGCGCAGTCGCATCCCGACCTTCACCTGCTGCGCCGCATCCCGAAGCCCGATGGCAAGGGCTACACCAGCAACATCCCGGTCGATGCCGTCCGGCGCGTGCTCGACCGCTTCGGCTCGAGCGCCGCCGAGGGCGGCTGGCGCGTCTGCATCGTCGATTCGGCCGAGGACATGGACCGCTCCGCCGCCAATGCCCTGCTCAAGCTGCTCGAGGAGCCGCCGCCCCGCGCGCTCTTCCTGATCGTCGCCCATGCCCCGGGGCGGATGCTGCCGACGATCCGCTCGCGCTGCCGGCTGATGGGCTTCGCGGCGCTGGACGAGGGGCAGGTTGCCGAAGCCGGCGCAGCCGCGCTGCGGCGGATGGGCGGGCCCTTCGACGAGGCGGCGATCGGCCGGGCCGCCCGCCTCGCCGACGGCTCGGTGCGACGCGCCTTGACCTATGTCGATCCCGAGACCCTGGCTCTCGTCGAGGCGGTGCGGGCGCGGCTCGACGCGCTGCCGCGTCTCGACCTGCCGGCGCTGATGGCGCTGGCCGAGGATGTCGCCGGCAAGTCCGGGGAGAGCGACTTCGCCATCATGGTCGAAACCGTGCAGAGCTGGATCTCCGACCATCTCCACGCGCATGCTGCAGCGCAACCGGCACGTCTTGCACCGCTGGCGGAGGTATGGGACAAGCTGGGACATGCGGCCCGCGACGTCGAAACCTACAATCTCGACCGCCGCCCGCTGGTGATGACCCTGTTTCATGATCTGTCGGATGCGGTTGCCCGCTCGCGCGCAGCGTGAAGCGAACCTCCGGATCGACGATGGCGACCGCCCCGAAATTCTATCTGACGACCGCGATCCACTACACCAACGGGCCGCCGCATATCGGCCACGCCTATGAGATGGTGGCGTCCGACGCGATCGCGCGCTTCAAGCGGCTCGACGGCTACGACGTCTTCGCCATGACCGGCACCGACGAGCACGGCCAGAAGGTGCAGCGCACGGCGGAGCAGAACGGCCAGTCGCCGAAGGCCTTCGTCGACGGGATCGCCGCCCGCTTCCAGGAGATGGAGCAGCGTCTGAACTGCTCCTTCGATCGCTTCATCCGCACCACCGACGCCGACCACCTGCCGTCGACGCAGGAGCTGTGGCGCCGGATGGAGGCCAATGGCGACATCTACCTGTCGAAATATGCCGGCTGGTACTCGATCCGCGACGAGGCCTTCTATGCCGAGGAGGAGACCACGCTGCTCGCCGACGGCACGCGGCTGGGCGGGCAGGGGACGCCGGTCGAATGGGTCGAGGAGGAGAGCTATTTCTTCCGCCTGAAGGCCTATCAGGAGCGGCTGCTCAAGCTCTACGAGGACGTGCCGGACTTCGTCTCGCCGCCGACGCGCCGC
Proteins encoded in this region:
- a CDS encoding septal ring lytic transglycosylase RlpA family protein, which produces MMRGARPSAPDTLSAATDPGSSPSHSPASRALRLGCVALAGLFLANCANDQVARRGKSKEIGAFPQAKYGPASPRVVAEGQEVPKGGGRQMIGKTYSVAGKRYTPYDKPVGYSVVGTASWYGEAFHGRKTANGEVYDRHGISAAHPTMPLPAYARVTNMLNNRSIIVRVNDRGPYHGGRVMDVSQKTAEALAFRHLGTARIKLEYLGQASLAGSDDRLLLATLRTDGQPAAIPGTSARTMVASSTPVATARSQSADLDDQPAELAPEPARAPRSPLRPSPRPMRRRASPRPPPSPFARFRRPRRWPPAWSRPLAFRSAAHRCRPAAPSISTPSPMPPPRSRCRPCCGRRCRRAAPPSPACSRRPSAPRPSASRPLIRSTRRSCRRPCSRSPAADAFAP
- a CDS encoding D-alanyl-D-alanine carboxypeptidase family protein, whose translation is MTACLLGVTAALTGPFAARAQSFQSAAPYAVLLDSASGTVLYEKAADELMAPASIAKVATALVAFQEIAQGRLTLDSEIVISENAWRKGGGVSGGSTMFAQLNSRVKLSDLLHGIIVQSGNDASIALAEAVAGDEATFARIMTERMRGLGLTKSVFRNATGMGDPLQKVTAREMALLSDHIIKTYPEHYRIFGEREFTWNRIKQQNRNPLLTMDIGADGLKTGNIDESGFGLVGSAVQNGQRLIVVVNGLKTARDRSTEARKLLEWGFRAFEPRRIFEAGEIVGEASVFGGEKGRVGLKAKGPVSLLLPRGSADRLSARIVYRGPLSVPVQEGAEVARLLVTRGDVKTLDIPLYAAETVQAGTLQSRAFDALMEAATGWVRKALSRS
- a CDS encoding LysR family transcriptional regulator is translated as MTHDQLVAFEAIVANGTFRGAAERLNKSQSAVSHAIAALEAELGITLLSREGYRPRLTPEGEVFFRETSRVLHQFRALRATAVRLAAAEEPEIRLAITATLPMTRLLPVLAEIGQRFPATSLRLATETMGGPYGRLTEGRADLALATLDGVAVDAVEARAIADVTILPVAAPRLAANLADGVLSVAGLQGYPQIVVAGTGGPRHEQSRDLLAGAQRWTVSDFAAKREVILAGLGWGGLPDHLIAEDLAAGRLVALEIDGFPPRRSLIHAIRRRDAPPGPVASELWTLLTSVPPG
- a CDS encoding tautomerase family protein, giving the protein MPYVNIKVTREGGPDGTGPSPQQKARLIAGVTELLREVLDKDPATTFVVIDEVALEDWGIAGLAVPDYRARR
- a CDS encoding disulfide bond formation protein B; this encodes MTPAIARTLNALGLLAVGLVLIAAFLDQVLLGELPCPLCLLQRVGFMGAALGLALNVKFGPRPSHYAVTILSACFGGMVSIRQILGHIVPGTGTYGSAILGLHYYSWALLVFGAIVLGCTALLFFERQFAEPEVTPARATTFGIAMIVLAAALALANGVSTVLECGAGLCPDNPVVYEWLQGLNPPRP
- the gstA gene encoding glutathione transferase GstA; protein product: MKLYLKPGACSLASHIALCETGQPFDIETVDTASGRTADGDDYRTINPKGYVPALRLDDGVVLTEGAAVLQFIADRHPAAALAPAAGTFERARLQEALNWIATELHKAFGPLFHPATTATGREDARKAVGAKFDLVEADLADGRDWLVGERFSVADAYLFAVANWAHVTGIELRSWPHLAALVGRVAARPAAQKAMRAEGLIP
- a CDS encoding nuclear transport factor 2 family protein, with product MTTGTPADHAEVVTLIQTYLDGLHHASSATLRQVFHPRLAYVCATEGDELYLDLETYMARIDAREPPAKRGDRRDEAILEIAFGSPRLARVTARMSMMGRDYLDHLTLVREGPRWRIVTKVFTWMPREE
- the tmk gene encoding dTMP kinase, giving the protein MAAGRFITLEGGEGAGKSTLARALKERIEALGLHATLTREPGGSPKAEAIREVILSGQVKRHGPFVEALMFSAARIDHIDRLIRPALTRGDWVICDRFIDSTRVYQGALGQIAPGLLAELEAVTVDGLLPHLTLILDLDPTVGLARAARRRTPGEGADRFEGEALAFHRKLRQAYLAIAEAEPARCVVLDAAQPPAALAEAAWQAIRERLPTPQPA
- a CDS encoding DUF5993 family protein produces the protein MMSLPFFGLLAGFGCVLAGQRGTALLLWVVSMVVMLVLFRLHVTDALTIVL
- the guaA gene encoding glutamine-hydrolyzing GMP synthase — its product is MTSAQPHHDSILIIDFGSQVTQLIARRIREIGVYCEIAPFQSASEAFQRLKPKGVIFSGGPASVPDEGSPRAPQEVFSTGLPVLGICYGQQTMAHQLGGTVESGHAAEFGRADVEIVTPSALFEGIWEEGGRYPVWMSHGDRVTQLPAGFTVKATSENAPYAVASDEARRFYSTMFHPEVVHTPDGGKLLRNFVVTICGCTPDWSMSAYRAEMQKKIREQVGSGRVICGLSGGVDSAVAAVLIHEAIGDQLTCVFVDHGLMRMNEAEEVVRLFRDHYNIPLVHVEAEELFLSELAKCGADPEAKRKTIGRLFIDVFDAEAAKIGGADFLAQGTLYPDVIESVSFSGGPSVTIKSHHNVGGLPERMKMKLVEPLRELFKDEVRVLGRELGLPEAFVGRHPFPGPGLAIRCPGEITREKLDILRKADAIYLDEIRKAGLYDVIWQAFAVLLPVRTVGVMGDHRTYDHVCALRAVTSVDGMTADFYPYDMAFLGRTATRIINEVKGINRVVYDITSKPPGTIEWE
- a CDS encoding DNA polymerase III subunit delta' — encoded protein: MLSTSDEPDRLPSAPHPRETLALIGHAAQERAFLAALASGRMHHGWLLAGPEGIGKASFAYRAARFVLAAGDPTTRAASATSLAMPETDPATRRIMAQSHPDLHLLRRIPKPDGKGYTSNIPVDAVRRVLDRFGSSAAEGGWRVCIVDSAEDMDRSAANALLKLLEEPPPRALFLIVAHAPGRMLPTIRSRCRLMGFAALDEGQVAEAGAAALRRMGGPFDEAAIGRAARLADGSVRRALTYVDPETLALVEAVRARLDALPRLDLPALMALAEDVAGKSGESDFAIMVETVQSWISDHLHAHAAAQPARLAPLAEVWDKLGHAARDVETYNLDRRPLVMTLFHDLSDAVARSRAA